The DNA segment CATCTTTAGAAACAGCATATTTAACAAAATCCCATGCAGCGTTATCTTTAGCAGAATTTTTAGAATCAGTTATCCATAAAGAAGCTCCACCTATAACACTTCCATTAAATTTTCCACTTTCATTAGGAATAAAAGCAGTTCCTACTTCAAATTTAGAGTTTTGAATTATATTTGTAAGTCCAGCTGATGAATCTAAGTACATAGCTACTTTACCAGAACTGAAAGCACTTCTAGTTGAATCCCAATCTCTACCATAGTTTATAGCTAGTTTTTCTTTATTCATACTTTGCATCCAATTTAAGATAACAGGTAATTGATTATCATAAGCTACTTTTGTAGGGTTATTTCCATTTCTTCCATTTTCTTCATCTACATATAGAGAGTTATCATTTGCTAATAGTTGCTCGATAAACCAAGCATAAGAGATTATAGAGAAACCATATCTATCAACAACATTATTAGAATTTTTCTTAACAAGTTTTCTTGAGAAATCTTCTATCTCTTTATAACTTGTAGGAGCTTTTTCTGGATCTAATCCAACCTCTTTAAAAGCATCTTTGTTGTAAAGTAAAATTGCAGTAGATGAGTTAAAAGGCATAGAGTATAGTTTATCATTGATTCTGTAATAGTTTAATAAAACATCTTCTAGTTTATTTTCATCAAAGTTACTATCTTTTTCTATAAAGTTACTCATTGGAATAATAGCACCACTTCTATACATAAAAGATGTAGAGATATCATTCATTTGAACTAGGTTAGGTGCTTCTTTTGTACCAGCAACAGCTTTAAATTTTACAATGGCTTCTTCATAAGATCCTTGGAATATTGCATCTACATGTACTTCATCTTGAGAATTGTTATAATCATTTACTATTTTTTCAAGTGTTTTTTGTCCTTCCCCAGACATTGCATGCCAGAATACGATGTTTTCCTTTGCAAAAGTTGAAATTGACATCATTGCTCCTAAAGATAATACTGCTAATTTTTTTAAATTCATTTTTTTCCTCCTGAAATTTTTTATTTTAATTTTTTATATTTTTTATTCTTTTGTTGCTCCTGAAGTAAGTCCTTTTTGTAGTTGTTTTTGTCCTAAGAATAGGATAATAAGAGATGGGATAATTACTAATATGACTCCTGCCATCAATCTACCAAAGTTTGTTTCTTCTTCAGATTTCAGCATCTTTAATCCAATTTGAATTGTACGTGACTCTGGTCTAGTTGAAACCATTAAAGGCCATAGATACATATTCCACATAGCTAGGAAAGAATAAATTCCCCAAGTGCTCAAAACTCCTTTTGATAGAGGCATAACAATCTTACTGTATATAAAGAAATGAGAGCATCCATCTATTTGAGCAGCTTCAATAAGTGATTTATTTAAAGTTTTAAACTGTTGTATCATTAAGAATGTACCAAGTCCATTAGCAAGAAATGGAAGAACAATAGCCAATCTAGTATTAATAAGCCCAGCCTTTAAGATTGTAATGTAGTTTGGAACGAATATAGCTTCCCAAGGGATAAACATAGATAGCATAACTACTAAGAATACCAATTTTTTATTTTTAAAATCTATAAAAACGATAGCATAAGCAGTCATACTACAGATTATAACTTGGCTCACCATTCCAGCTATTGATGTAATTAAGCTGTTTGTGAAGAATTTTCCCATAGGAAATATTTTAATAAGTTCTCTATAGTTTTTTAGATCTATTGAACTAGGAATTATTTTTCCAGTTACTATATCTATTGTAGGCATAAAACTTGCCAAAAGAGCATAGATAAGTGGAAAAAATATTATAAATGATGAAACTAAAAGAAGAAAATATGTTAAGATATTATTTTTTTTCATTATTGATAATGCACCTTCTTTTCTAACTTAGATTTAAATAGCATAATAGCAATTATAATGATTAATAGGATTACTCCTTGTACACTAGCGTAATCAAATCTATAACTAGAGAAAGCTG comes from the uncultured Fusobacterium sp. genome and includes:
- a CDS encoding ABC transporter substrate-binding protein; the encoded protein is MNLKKLAVLSLGAMMSISTFAKENIVFWHAMSGEGQKTLEKIVNDYNNSQDEVHVDAIFQGSYEEAIVKFKAVAGTKEAPNLVQMNDISTSFMYRSGAIIPMSNFIEKDSNFDENKLEDVLLNYYRINDKLYSMPFNSSTAILLYNKDAFKEVGLDPEKAPTSYKEIEDFSRKLVKKNSNNVVDRYGFSIISYAWFIEQLLANDNSLYVDEENGRNGNNPTKVAYDNQLPVILNWMQSMNKEKLAINYGRDWDSTRSAFSSGKVAMYLDSSAGLTNIIQNSKFEVGTAFIPNESGKFNGSVIGGASLWITDSKNSAKDNAAWDFVKYAVSKDVQAFWSSNTGYFPVNKESYDTALMKETMEKMPQFKVVVDELKTTNKNTATQGAILGVFPDVREKMVETMEAVSEGKDGQKAADDVIKASNRIISRYNRINK
- a CDS encoding carbohydrate ABC transporter permease, with product MKKNNILTYFLLLVSSFIIFFPLIYALLASFMPTIDIVTGKIIPSSIDLKNYRELIKIFPMGKFFTNSLITSIAGMVSQVIICSMTAYAIVFIDFKNKKLVFLVVMLSMFIPWEAIFVPNYITILKAGLINTRLAIVLPFLANGLGTFLMIQQFKTLNKSLIEAAQIDGCSHFFIYSKIVMPLSKGVLSTWGIYSFLAMWNMYLWPLMVSTRPESRTIQIGLKMLKSEEETNFGRLMAGVILVIIPSLIILFLGQKQLQKGLTSGATKE